The Sulfurospirillum deleyianum DSM 6946 nucleotide sequence TGTCAGAATTGCTTTGATTGAGAATGAAAATAGAATCCGTCAAGCTGCACGTAATGTGAAGAAGTATTTGAAGAGTTTAGAAGGCTAAAGTATGATGCGAGTTGGAATTATTGGTGTTGGAACGGTTGGAAGCCATGTTGTAAAGATTTTGCAAGAGAATGAAGATATTATTACTGCACGCAGTGGCAAAAAAATTGTTCCTATTTTAGGAATTGTGCGAGATGCAACTAAAAAAAGAGATGTTTCGATTCCTTTAAGTACAAATCTTGATGATGTTCTTGAAAATCCTGAAATTGATGTTGTTGTTGAATTAATGGGTGGTGTGGATGAAGCGTATAAAATTGTCACACGAGCATTAAAAAATAATAAAGCTGTTGTCACTGCTAATAAAGCATTACTGGCATATCACCGCTATGAATTACGTGATTTAGCCGGCAATACGCCTATTGGTTATGAGGCAAGTGTCGCAGGTGGTATTCCTATTATTAAGGCACTTCGTGAGGGTTTAAGTGCCAATCACATTGAAGCGATTAAAGGCATTATGAATGGTACATGTAATTTTATTTTGACCAAAATGATGAATGAAAAAGCTGAATTCGCAGATGTGCTTAAAGAAGCACAAGCACTAGGCTACGCAGAAGCTGATCCTACCTTTGATGTAGGTGGTTTTGATGCGGCACATAAATTGTTGATTCTAGCCAGTATCGCCTATGGCATTAACGTTAAACCTGAAGATATTTTAATCGAAGGGATTGAACATATTAACAGTGAAGACATCTATTTTGCCAAAGAGTTTGGCTATAACATTAAGCTTTTGACGATTGCTAAAAAAAGTGGTGATCAAGTAGAATTACGTGTCCATCCTGCACTGGTTCCCATTCAACAGATGATTGCTAAAGTCGATGGTGTTATGAATGGTATTAGTGTCATAGGAGATCGTGTGGGTGAAACGATGTATTATGGACCAGGTGCTGGAGGAAGTGCGACTGCGAGCGCTGTTGTATCAGACTTGATTGATATTGCACGTCATACACAAAACTCACCGATGTTAGGGTTTATTAAACCTTTAGAAAAAAGTGGTTTAACCTTGATGGACAAAGATGATATCTGCACACAGTATTATATTCGTGTAAGTGTTGCAGATAAGATTGGTGTTTTATCTAAAATTTCTGAAATTCTGGGTCAACATTCGATTTCGATTAGTAGTTTTTTACAAAAACAAGACGCCAAAAGAGAAGAGTGTGCGGTACTTCTTTTTTCAACGCATATCTGTAAAGAGAGCAATATCCAAAAAGCTCTTCATGAATTAAGCCAATTAGAGTTTGTTGAGCAAAAACCTGCCATGATTCGAATCGAAGCGTAACAAATGAGTCTTATGATAGGAAAAGAGGCTGAAACAAAGGCCTCAGCCTATCTTGAAAAAGAGGGTTATACGATTCTTGCACGTAATTTTCACTCTAAGTTTGGTGAAATTGACATTATTGCCCTGAAAGAAGATATTTTGCATTTTTGTGAGGTGAAATATTCTCAAAAGTATGATCCTCTTCTTCGTATTACGCCCTCTAAAATGAAAAAAATTATTACGACGATTCATTACTATTTTTTGACACATCCTTCATCGTATTGTTATCAAATTGATGCTATTAGTATCAAAG carries:
- a CDS encoding homoserine dehydrogenase encodes the protein MMRVGIIGVGTVGSHVVKILQENEDIITARSGKKIVPILGIVRDATKKRDVSIPLSTNLDDVLENPEIDVVVELMGGVDEAYKIVTRALKNNKAVVTANKALLAYHRYELRDLAGNTPIGYEASVAGGIPIIKALREGLSANHIEAIKGIMNGTCNFILTKMMNEKAEFADVLKEAQALGYAEADPTFDVGGFDAAHKLLILASIAYGINVKPEDILIEGIEHINSEDIYFAKEFGYNIKLLTIAKKSGDQVELRVHPALVPIQQMIAKVDGVMNGISVIGDRVGETMYYGPGAGGSATASAVVSDLIDIARHTQNSPMLGFIKPLEKSGLTLMDKDDICTQYYIRVSVADKIGVLSKISEILGQHSISISSFLQKQDAKREECAVLLFSTHICKESNIQKALHELSQLEFVEQKPAMIRIEA
- a CDS encoding YraN family protein, whose amino-acid sequence is MSLMIGKEAETKASAYLEKEGYTILARNFHSKFGEIDIIALKEDILHFCEVKYSQKYDPLLRITPSKMKKIITTIHYYFLTHPSSYCYQIDAISIKGEEIEIIKNISY